The sequence GTGTAGCAACAGTGAACAGGTGAGAGGTACACACAAACCAGAAGGTGTCCGCCAGGTTGCATGATACTGCAAAGATCCAAACAAACACGATCACCAAGACGACCAACCTCAACCTTTGTTACAGTAGCCTTTTTCATTAGTAAATGACTCTTTGCCTCATTCCATCTATTAAAATGATCATGAGTCATTAAAAGAGCAAGGAAAGCAAATGTCTGGTGAATCATGCAATCAAATAAGCAATAAACAGTAAATGCTGGTCAATCGTACAATCAAATAATCAATAAGGCTTATGCTCAAAGAACTTCATCCATAATGCTACATGAAGGGAGCAGAATGTAACTAGTAGATGCCAGCACATCAAGGCAGTGGCTGCAAAAGATAAATATAGATTTCACAAACATTAGAAGTCATTTAAATCAGACTTACATCACAGCATACACATTGATAATATAAGATCTACTACTCTGACTTTCAACAAATGTAACGACTCCCTTgatttttaggataacataggcaAGGAGGGAAAAAGCGCACATTGTGCAAGTAAACACTATGTCTATACCTACCTGAATGTAATGAATAAGAAGTGTAGCCAAAGAACGTGAATCAGGATGTACAATGGAGTCATCTACTGACTAATCTGCAAGAATTAAAATCTATGGTTTCAAAGCTAGCATTGAGATACTACTACAGAAGCAAATCAACAATGAAAGCAAATCATAGGTAGTATTTTGCAAGCTGACAATGGCACAGTTCTTTTTCTAAGTAATTTGGACTGGTCCTCTAGCAGTGGGTATTGGTGGCACTCTGGGCAGAGCGGTTGTTCGATTTCTGGCCCGGTTTCACCATAAAACTGGGTTGACTCTTTTTCTTCTAATAATATATGGGGTTGCTCTTGCCTCCCTTTCGTTTTCCAAACTTATATTTTCAGAAACCTGATACATATCTAGCATAAAATTTGAATGCAATTTGTACATGTACTAAAGAGACCATTTCACATAAATGCAACACAAGATTATATTGGAGCTCAAGATTATGAAGAGTATGTCCATTCTAAACTGCATGTCAACCTCCATTTTGGAACAAAGGGGTTACTGACTGGTTCATCAACTATTTCTTTTATTGAATAAACATTGTGCGGATATCTCTAAAAGAGAGCAATTTGTACTCACAGAGTCAAATGTCTTCAGAGGCAAGCTTTCCAAGTGTCGCCTGATAATAGCATTGCCTTCTTTATGTATAAGTTTAATGTTTAATAACCCACCTATATCCAGCCCACTACCAGTCAGTTTTATCTCTTCCGGCACTTCATTGAACACCCATAATTCAGAAACTAGAGCAACGGAGgtaaggggactcagactcatacCCCGCCCACGACGGCGGCGACGACAAGCGACTTGCAGATGGTGAGGATCTGGTGACCGGGCGCCTTGAACACCTCGCGCGCGAGATTGGCCTCCTCCGCCAGCATGTCGCCCCTGCTCTTCTCCATCACGTCTTCCGATGCCTTCTCTCCCCGTCTGGCTCGCCCGCGTCGCCAAGGAGGAGGTTGACGACGGCGGCGAGCATTCGTGCGTGTGCGGCGAGGAGCGAGAGGGGAACGAGCGGAGCAGCCGTGTGGGGAAGGAATCGGAGAGAGGCTGAGAGAGGAAAGGCGAGAGAGAGACTGGCTAGAAACTTTGCGTCCACAGTTTAGCGGAATTCAGAGCTAGGATGGCTGAAAACTTTGCGTCCGCGGTAGACAAATTTTCACGTCCGCAAACGAGCGCACGTGTCGCGAGGAGCAGCGTCGAGAACCCGTGAAGCGCGGGGAGAGCTCGAAAAGGAGTCAGGTTTTAATATCTCCGATATATGTGGCATGGAATTCGCCAGCGCCGCACCAGACGATAGCCTTCGCCACCGGTCTGCACTGCAGCGAACCCACGCGGGCGCTCTGCGTCTGCAGACCTCCCCCGCTCCCATTCCTCAAAACCAAAACCTACAGAGCGgtggcaatggcaatgaatgatgcCGTTGCAGTGCTTCCGAGTTGTAAAAGGTGAATGGTTGGGTTGGTGTCCTGTGTACGTTAATACATTCCGAAGAGAAATTCTCTGTAGCCGTTAGGATCTGGCTTCTGCCAGGCTGATGAAAAGGTAGAATTTGAGCACAGGGAAGGTGGTGTAGCCAGTCGGTAAAAAAAAAAGCGTGTGGTGGTAGATGGTACTTAGAGATTTAGCCAGGCTGATGAAAAAAGTTTAGAGTTGCGCTGTGATATGAGTCGGTGGCGCAGGAGAGTGGTTGGTTTAGCAAGGTGTGGTAGGCTCAGGAAAGATCATTAGACACGacttttttttgggggggggggggggggggggggtgcgtACACGGGGAGAGGAACATGCATGTTTCTCCGCTGGGGATGGATAGTGGCAGCAACTGAGACGTTTTTCAGGGCCAGTTAGACCCATTTGAGTTCATGGCCCATTTTGAATGTGGTTTTCAGGCCGAGGCCCATATGCTCGTTCGCTGGGACACGGTGTTGGACTGTCTCGAGTCTGTTGACATTTGTCAAGACGACCGAGCCATTGGACTAGATCAAGCGAGGCCAGTTTATTTTTACTGCCAGACATGAACTTCTATATCCGCGAGACGTGGCGCGGTGGCGGCCAATTGGCcatggcaaaaaaaaaaaaagggTGGATGAGCTGAACTGGTATCGCCCAGCAACCACATGCACGCGACTGACTTGGCTCCACCAAACGCAATCCACGCAAATTGTGCATGGCATTGGCGCATGTGTGTGTGTATGTGTGTCTATTTGCATTGCCTAGCTGGACGTACGCACGCAGGGAGACACGTCCGCCCGTACCGCACGCACGTGTCCTAAGCCGACAAGTAGCTGAGAACGGCGTCCTCCCCTGCCTGCAgccaggcggcggcggcgccaccGCCGGCATCGCCGCCGTCGGCAGGCCGCTTGCCGTCCTCCGTCCACCGCCGCTTCTGCTCGCTGTCCGCCCGCGCCTTCTCCTCTCCGCAGCGTGCGGCCGCGGCGACGCGCGCGGCCCTCCTCTCGGCGCGCCGCTGGGCCACGTACTCCTCCGCGATGTACACGTCCATCGCGCCCGAGTTGTCTCTCTCTGTCTCTCGCGTGCTGCCGGCTCTGCTCTGCTCTTGTAGCCGTTGGGGTTGCCAAGTCTGGAAGTGTGGGGGTGTGTGGCATGTGGCGCGGCCGGGATTTATGGGGAGCCGGGAGGGCGCCCAACCGGTGGGCACGGCCACGGTTTGGTTTCTCCGGCCTCCGGGCGCGCTCACCAAACCAGCCGCGTCGCGCTTCGCTCCTTCGGCCTCCGATTCTGCGAGCCGTAGCCGCCGGTTTCCGCCAGATGCGCGGCGAGGACCGTACCTGGGGTCTCTTTCGAAACGGAAGTGGCAGTCGCTTTTCGCTTGGGATGTGACCTGTGCCTCCGAGACGCCGAGACGGACGGACACCTCTCCAGTCCTCGCGTGCCAAGTGTTGTGCGAATCGAGTCGCGAACCGTGGGCTCAGGTCGCAGCGCGCCGACAGCAGCGTACCGGCAGAGCCTGCGTGACCCTGTCTAAAACCTTCTTGTGTCTAGTTAGGCTTTTATTTGGCCCTGCACGTGGTTAGTGCCTGTTGGGCAAGCTCAGGGGAGGTTAATCGCTTTTTATCAGTGTGCTACTACCAAGTTGGGTAGTTGACTAGGTTGCCTAATCCTGCCACAAGATGCAAAAGCATAGACTGGCGGTGACTCGTCCATGGTTTTTGTGTACGTGTCGGTCCAGCGCCTAGGTTCAATTTAATGGGCTTTGTGCAGCGCTCCAACATGAAACCAGTAGGGCTAGACATTCGGGTTTTTAAAACTTCAGGTTTGGTTTTTCGAGTTTTTCAGACATAAGGGACCGTTCGGGTTTCTATAAAATTAAAAACTAGAAAAGTTCGGGTTTCAAaattgataaagtttggtattcgATTTTTTAATATTTCGGTTTGATATACGTGAAAACCAATTACAATACCGAACACCGAACTTCTTTGATATAAAAACCGAAAGCAAATTAAACTAAAAAAAACAAAACCAAATTTCGGTTCGGTATGGTACGATATAGTTCGGTTTTTGATATACTGTAAAAATGTGCACGCCTAGTAACAAAGAATCCCAGAAAGAATCTTTCTAAAACAACGTGATACTTAGGCTATGTTTGGACTTTGGACCCCTAGAGCTAATATGTTTGTTGGACCTGTTGTTTTTTATAACGTCTTGATTCTTGTCATTTTCTATTTTAAGAGTAAATGGGTTTCACAGCCTAAATTAATTTCAAGCTAATAATTAATTTTTAATAATTTCAAACTATTTCAACAATAGAAAATATTAATTATACTCACAGTTTCACAAATCACgtcaatgtaacaccaaattagcataattcatcactcatcaattcacaattcGCATACATATTCATCAGTTTAACTCacaattatatttgcatagaccaatTTAACACATAGACGTAAGTttattaatcattagtttaacttaTAGGCCATAGACACATCACATACATATAACATATTCATCAATTATcctgtaaatgatatgcatatagtttcaTATTGCTTGAATGTGGTAGCTCATTTAGCTCGCAagctggctcgttaacaaacCGAGCTGACTCGTTAATGAACCGAGCTAGAATGTCAACTCAGCTCATGAAAATTTTAAAAGAGCCGATCTGAGCTGACCATCAACCGAGTGAGCCAACGAGCCACGAACATTTCGTCCGGCCCTAATCGGGACAACATGGTGACTCAGTAGGGCGACGAGATGGGTAGAAAGCTGAGTGACAATCTAACTGGTAGGGGTTGATACGATTATACAAAACACTATTCGTATTATAGACTATTATCTTATATTATATACTAGTATTACCTTatggagtttaaaataagaagagtttaaaataagaagtGTGATAGAAAATTAGATAGAGTCTATAGGGAAGAGGATGGTGGAGAATGGAGATAGCCTTCCCATTGGAAAGCGAACGCTCACAGCTCACAGCTCACGCACCCATCCACCTCCAAAGTCCAAAAGCGGAACCCACGCCTGCCGCAACGGCGAAACCGTCGGAACCCTAGATCTCTCTCGCCCGCGCTCCGAAACCCCAGATCCGCCATGCACCAGCCTAGAGCTCGCTACCCACCCGGCTATGGCTCCGGCGGTGGAGGCGGAGCCGGACGTGGCGGTGGAGGCGGAAATGGAGGAGGTGGCGGAAACCACAACTACTACGGCCG is a genomic window of Zea mays cultivar B73 chromosome 5, Zm-B73-REFERENCE-NAM-5.0, whole genome shotgun sequence containing:
- the LOC100279092 gene encoding uncharacterized protein — encoded protein: MDVYIAEEYVAQRRAERRAARVAAAARCGEEKARADSEQKRRWTEDGKRPADGGDAGGGAAAAWLQAGEDAVLSYLSA